A region of Mycolicibacterium brumae DNA encodes the following proteins:
- a CDS encoding VWA domain-containing protein yields the protein MPPYPFSAIVGHDRLLLALLLCAIRPEIGGVLIRGEKGTAKSTAVRGLGAILADVDGGRLVELPIGATEDRVIGSLDLQKVLGKGEHAFSPGLLATAHGGVLYVDEVNLLHDHLVDILLDAAAMGRVHVEREGVSHSHEARFVLIGTMNPEEGELRPQLLDRFGLTVEVRASRDVDVRTQVIAARLAYEADPRGFAARHADADAGLAARIADARARVSRVSLPDKELRRIAALCASFDVDGMRADLVVARTAVAHAAWRGADEVDAADIRVAAELALPHRRRRDPFDDPGLDPDVLDRALAESDPGPDDPGPDDDPDPPGGGQPDADPGAPQRDSRESSGEAAESPASGPGAQDRPSAQPGPTYRTRALRVPGVGEGAPGRRSTARNRTGAVIGPAEPGDETASGMHLFATLLKAAERAAGPGPLRPEVGDLRSAIREGREGNLVIFCVDASGSMAARDRMAAVGGAALSLLRDAYQRRDKVAVITFRGARADLLLPPTSSAHIAGRRLARFDTGGKTPLAQGLLAARDLVAREKVRDRTRRALVVLLTDGRATGGPDPLGRTRAAAAMLRAEGAAAVVVDCETGYVRLGLAAELAAELDAPVLRLDQLRAETLTAAVRAA from the coding sequence ATCCCGCCATACCCGTTCAGCGCCATCGTCGGACACGACCGGTTGCTGCTGGCACTGCTGCTGTGCGCGATCCGGCCGGAGATCGGCGGGGTGCTGATCCGGGGTGAGAAGGGCACCGCGAAATCCACCGCGGTGCGCGGCCTGGGCGCGATCCTGGCCGACGTCGACGGCGGGCGGCTGGTCGAACTGCCGATCGGCGCCACCGAGGACCGGGTGATCGGCTCGCTGGACCTGCAGAAGGTGCTCGGCAAGGGCGAGCACGCGTTCTCCCCGGGCCTGCTGGCCACCGCGCACGGCGGCGTGCTCTACGTCGACGAGGTCAACCTGCTGCACGACCACCTGGTCGACATCCTGCTGGACGCCGCCGCGATGGGCCGGGTGCACGTCGAACGGGAGGGCGTCTCGCACTCCCACGAGGCCCGGTTCGTGCTGATCGGCACCATGAACCCGGAGGAAGGCGAACTGCGCCCGCAGCTGCTGGACCGCTTCGGGTTGACCGTGGAGGTGCGGGCCTCCCGCGACGTCGATGTGCGAACCCAGGTGATCGCCGCCCGGCTGGCCTACGAGGCCGACCCGCGCGGATTCGCCGCCCGGCACGCCGACGCCGACGCGGGGCTGGCCGCCCGGATCGCCGACGCCCGGGCCCGGGTTTCTCGGGTCAGCTTGCCGGACAAGGAGTTACGCCGCATCGCGGCGCTGTGCGCCAGCTTCGACGTGGACGGGATGCGCGCGGACCTGGTGGTCGCCCGCACCGCCGTCGCGCATGCCGCCTGGCGCGGCGCCGACGAGGTCGACGCCGCCGACATCCGGGTGGCGGCCGAACTGGCGCTGCCGCATCGTCGTCGCCGCGACCCGTTCGACGATCCCGGCTTGGATCCCGACGTCCTGGACCGGGCGCTGGCCGAATCCGATCCCGGGCCCGACGATCCCGGGCCCGACGACGATCCCGATCCGCCCGGCGGCGGCCAACCGGACGCCGATCCCGGCGCCCCGCAGCGCGACTCGCGGGAGTCCTCGGGCGAGGCCGCGGAATCGCCGGCGTCGGGGCCCGGCGCCCAGGACCGGCCGTCGGCGCAACCCGGGCCGACCTATCGCACCCGCGCGCTGCGGGTGCCCGGCGTGGGGGAGGGCGCCCCGGGGCGGCGCTCGACGGCGCGCAACCGGACCGGAGCGGTGATCGGCCCCGCCGAGCCGGGCGACGAAACCGCCTCCGGCATGCACCTTTTCGCCACCCTGCTCAAGGCCGCCGAGCGCGCCGCCGGACCCGGGCCGCTGCGGCCGGAGGTCGGCGACCTGCGCAGCGCCATCCGGGAGGGCCGGGAGGGCAACCTGGTCATCTTCTGCGTCGACGCGTCCGGCTCGATGGCCGCCCGCGACCGGATGGCCGCGGTCGGCGGCGCCGCGCTGTCGTTGCTGCGCGACGCCTACCAACGCCGGGACAAGGTCGCGGTGATCACCTTCCGCGGCGCCCGCGCCGACCTGCTGCTGCCGCCGACGTCCTCGGCGCACATCGCCGGCCGGCGGCTCGCCCGCTTCGACACCGGCGGCAAAACGCCGCTGGCGCAGGGCCTGCTGGCCGCCCGCGACCTGGTGGCCAGGGAGAAGGTGCGCGACCGCACCCGGCGCGCCCTGGTGGTGCTGCTGACCGACGGGCGGGCCACCGGCGGCCCGGACCCGCTCGGGCGGACCCGCGCCGCGGCGGCGATGCTGCGCGCCGAAGGCGCCGCCGCCGTCGTCGTCGACTGCGAGACCGGCTACGTCCGGCTCGGCCTGGCCGCGGAGCTGGCCGCCGAACTCGACGCCCCGGTGCTGCGGCTGGATCAGCTGCGCGCCGAGACGCTGACCGCCGCGGTCCGCGCAGCCTGA
- the cobA gene encoding uroporphyrinogen-III C-methyltransferase yields the protein MSSDNAYLVGLRLAGKKVVVVGGGSVAQRRLGLLVASGADVRVVARSATPAVEAMSGVTVTLRDYRDGDLEGAWYAIAATDDADVNAAVAAEAERRRIFCVRSDVAVDGSAVTPATFAHAGLAVGVLAAGDHRRSAGIRTAIREALAGGLVTEPEAGADENLRGTVALVGGGPGDPELITVRGRRLLSRADVVVADRLAPPELLSELPAHVEIIDAAKIPYGRAMAQEAINEVLVDRARAGAFVVRLKGGDPFVFARGYEEVLALADAGIPVSVVPGVTSAIAVPALAGAPVTHRSVNHEFTVVSGHCAPGAAESLVNWDALAAMTGTIVLLMGVERIELFAHVLIKGGRPAQTPVLVVQQGSTPAQRTVRSSLAEVAAVVRAEGVRPPAIIVIGPVVGLADEMGSGPHSTGLNSS from the coding sequence GTGAGCAGCGATAACGCCTACCTGGTCGGATTGCGGCTGGCCGGCAAGAAGGTCGTGGTGGTCGGCGGCGGCAGCGTCGCGCAGCGCCGGCTCGGCCTGCTGGTCGCCAGCGGCGCCGACGTGCGCGTGGTGGCCCGATCGGCCACCCCCGCGGTGGAGGCGATGTCCGGTGTCACCGTCACCCTGCGCGACTACCGCGACGGGGATCTGGAGGGCGCCTGGTACGCCATCGCCGCCACCGACGACGCGGACGTCAACGCCGCCGTCGCGGCAGAGGCCGAGCGCCGGCGGATCTTCTGCGTGCGCTCCGACGTCGCGGTGGACGGATCGGCGGTCACCCCAGCCACCTTCGCCCACGCCGGGCTGGCGGTCGGCGTGCTGGCCGCCGGTGACCACCGTCGTTCGGCGGGCATCCGCACCGCGATCCGGGAGGCGCTGGCCGGCGGGCTCGTCACAGAACCCGAGGCCGGGGCCGACGAGAACCTGCGCGGCACGGTGGCGCTGGTCGGCGGCGGGCCCGGGGACCCGGAGCTGATCACCGTCCGCGGCCGGCGGCTGCTGTCGCGCGCCGACGTGGTGGTCGCCGACCGGCTGGCGCCGCCCGAACTGCTGTCGGAGTTGCCCGCGCACGTGGAGATCATCGACGCGGCCAAGATCCCCTACGGCCGGGCGATGGCGCAGGAGGCCATCAACGAGGTGCTCGTCGACCGGGCCCGCGCCGGCGCGTTCGTGGTGCGGCTCAAGGGTGGGGACCCGTTCGTGTTCGCGCGCGGCTATGAGGAGGTCCTGGCCCTGGCCGACGCCGGGATCCCGGTGAGCGTGGTGCCCGGGGTGACGAGCGCCATCGCGGTGCCGGCGCTGGCCGGGGCGCCGGTCACGCACCGCTCGGTGAATCACGAATTCACCGTCGTCAGCGGGCACTGCGCCCCCGGCGCGGCCGAATCGTTAGTCAATTGGGACGCGCTCGCGGCCATGACCGGGACCATCGTCCTGCTGATGGGCGTGGAGCGCATCGAGCTGTTCGCCCATGTGCTGATAAAGGGCGGACGACCTGCGCAAACACCGGTTCTGGTGGTGCAGCAGGGCAGCACTCCGGCGCAGCGCACGGTGCGGTCCTCGCTGGCGGAGGTGGCGGCCGTGGTGCGTGCCGAAGGGGTGCGCCCACCTGCGATTATCGTCATCGGCCCAGTTGTGGGCCTTGCCGACGAGATGGGATCAGGGCCACACTCCACAGGCTTAAACTCTTCTTAA
- the cobO gene encoding cob(I)yrinic acid a,c-diamide adenosyltransferase: MPQGQPLSVPDDGLSTRARRRQPVLAVHTGAGKGKSTAAFGMALRAWNAGLRVAVFQFVKSAKWKVGEESAFAALGRAHDEHGDGGAVEWHKMGSGWSWSRKQGAEADHAAAAAEGWAEISRRLAAEQHDFYVLDEFTYPLKWGWVDIDEVVATLTARPGSQHVVITGRDAPPALIDAADLVTEMVKVKHPMDAGRKGQKGIEW; this comes from the coding sequence ATGCCGCAGGGTCAGCCCCTTTCGGTGCCCGACGACGGGCTGAGCACCCGGGCCCGCCGGCGTCAGCCGGTGCTGGCCGTGCACACCGGGGCCGGGAAAGGCAAATCCACCGCCGCGTTCGGGATGGCGCTGCGGGCCTGGAACGCCGGCCTGCGGGTCGCGGTGTTCCAGTTCGTCAAGAGCGCCAAATGGAAGGTCGGCGAGGAGTCGGCGTTCGCCGCGCTGGGCCGCGCCCACGACGAGCACGGCGACGGCGGCGCCGTGGAGTGGCACAAGATGGGGTCGGGCTGGTCGTGGTCCCGCAAACAGGGCGCCGAAGCCGACCACGCCGCGGCGGCCGCCGAGGGCTGGGCCGAGATCTCCCGCCGGCTGGCCGCCGAGCAGCACGACTTCTACGTCCTCGACGAGTTCACCTACCCGCTGAAGTGGGGCTGGGTCGACATCGACGAGGTGGTGGCGACGCTGACCGCCCGGCCCGGCAGCCAGCACGTGGTGATCACCGGCCGCGACGCCCCGCCGGCGCTGATCGACGCCGCTGACCTGGTCACCGAGATGGTCAAGGTCAAACACCCGATGGACGCCGGCCGCAAAGGTCAGAAGGGCATCGAGTGGTGA
- the mqo gene encoding malate dehydrogenase (quinone) gives MADTAETKTDVVLIGAGIMSATLGALLRLVEPDWTITVIERLDGAAAESSDPWNNAGTGHSALCELNYTPQQPDGSIDITKAITVNEQFQVSRQFWAHSVQNNVLTDVRSFLNPVPHVSFVAGADRVEYLRKRRDALAANPLFATTEFINDADEFARRLPYMATGRDFSEPVGLNWTTEGTDIDFGSLTKQLLNFGVRSGTSVLFGHEVRNLSRDGDGWSVKVRNRRTRATRTINSRFVFVGAGGDALPLLQKAGIPEAKGYGGFPVGGQFLRASNPAVTSQHQAKVYGFPPLGAPPMSAPHLDTRIINGQPWLLFGPFAGWSPKFLKHGKFTDLPLSVKPNNLGSMLGVGMTQMDLTAYLIRQLALSESARVDALREFAPSAVDSDWNLIVAGQRVQVIKPKDSGFGGTLEFGTAVLASNDGTIAGLLGASPGASTAVPAMLDVMSRCFPKHYRQWLPRLTEMIPSLGTKLSDEPKLFDEVWNWTQQTLGLQAPAVEGA, from the coding sequence GTGGCAGATACCGCAGAGACCAAGACCGATGTCGTACTGATCGGCGCGGGGATCATGAGCGCGACGCTGGGCGCCTTGCTGCGCCTGGTCGAGCCCGACTGGACCATCACGGTGATCGAGCGCCTCGACGGCGCGGCCGCCGAGAGCAGCGACCCGTGGAACAACGCCGGCACCGGGCACTCGGCGCTGTGCGAACTGAACTACACCCCGCAACAACCCGACGGCAGCATCGACATCACCAAGGCCATCACGGTCAACGAGCAGTTCCAGGTGTCCCGGCAGTTCTGGGCGCATTCGGTGCAGAACAACGTGCTGACCGACGTCCGCAGCTTCCTGAACCCGGTGCCGCACGTGTCCTTCGTGGCCGGCGCCGACCGGGTCGAGTACCTGCGCAAGCGGCGCGACGCGCTGGCGGCCAACCCGCTGTTCGCCACCACCGAGTTCATCAACGACGCCGACGAGTTCGCCCGCCGACTGCCCTATATGGCGACCGGGCGCGACTTCTCCGAGCCGGTCGGGCTGAACTGGACCACCGAGGGCACCGACATCGACTTCGGTTCGCTGACCAAGCAGTTGCTGAACTTCGGCGTGCGCAGCGGCACCTCGGTGCTATTCGGGCACGAGGTGCGCAATCTGAGCCGCGACGGCGACGGCTGGTCGGTGAAGGTCCGCAACCGCCGCACCCGCGCGACCCGCACCATCAACAGCCGGTTCGTATTCGTCGGCGCCGGCGGCGACGCGCTGCCGCTGCTGCAGAAGGCCGGCATCCCGGAGGCCAAGGGCTACGGCGGGTTCCCGGTCGGCGGGCAGTTCCTGCGCGCCTCCAACCCCGCGGTCACCTCGCAGCACCAGGCCAAGGTGTACGGCTTCCCGCCGCTGGGCGCGCCGCCGATGTCGGCCCCGCACCTGGACACCCGGATCATCAACGGCCAGCCGTGGCTGCTGTTCGGCCCGTTCGCGGGCTGGTCGCCGAAGTTCCTCAAGCACGGCAAATTCACCGACCTGCCGCTGTCGGTCAAGCCCAACAACCTCGGCTCGATGCTCGGGGTGGGCATGACCCAGATGGACCTGACCGCCTACCTGATCCGCCAACTCGCGCTGTCGGAGTCCGCCCGGGTCGACGCACTTCGCGAATTCGCCCCCAGCGCAGTCGATTCCGACTGGAACCTGATCGTCGCGGGACAGCGCGTGCAGGTCATCAAGCCCAAGGACAGCGGCTTCGGCGGCACCCTGGAATTCGGCACCGCCGTGCTGGCCTCGAACGACGGCACCATCGCCGGCTTGCTCGGCGCCTCGCCGGGCGCCTCCACCGCGGTGCCGGCCATGCTCGACGTGATGTCGCGCTGCTTCCCCAAGCACTACCGCCAGTGGCTGCCCCGGCTGACCGAGATGATCCCGTCGCTGGGCACCAAGCTCTCCGACGAACCGAAGCTGTTCGACGAGGTCTGGAACTGGACCCAGCAGACGCTGGGCCTGCAGGCGCCGGCCGTCGAGGGGGCCTGA
- a CDS encoding alpha/beta hydrolase, translated as MTGLRQFLGDQHLDHGWLPTVVEALALLIALVSLWRFGRRWPRWLPVAAAVAGIVVAGSVAWYLHDEGITGDPAPARLWWWLAVGGFWLVVAALGWRWAGWRAGVLSCATALLCVLSIGLTVNAWVGYFPTVHSAWAQLTVAPLPGQTDRMTVTAMQLSGERPEHGVVVPVTTTAEISGFGHRTELVYLPPAWFATNPPPELPVVMMLGSQLNLPSDWLRAGNASNIIENFATAHRGMSPIFVFPDATGAFDNDTECVDGPRGNASTHLTEEVVPFVISDFGASADPRQWGIVGWSMGGTCAAHLATRRPDLFGSIVDIAGDLRPNAGTPEQTLDRLFGGDEARRAQFDPATVIRAHGRYADLAAVFVVPGDPARRRDALDNPEGQDVAADTLCRLGMTHGIDCSVQVIPGKHDWTFAGAGFDRALPWLAGRLGTPGLPEVAPPGTAPQPQDTPSG; from the coding sequence GTGACGGGGCTTCGGCAATTCCTGGGTGACCAGCACCTCGATCACGGCTGGTTGCCCACCGTGGTCGAGGCGCTCGCCCTGCTCATCGCCCTCGTCTCGCTCTGGCGATTCGGCCGGCGCTGGCCGCGCTGGCTTCCGGTGGCCGCCGCGGTGGCCGGGATCGTCGTCGCGGGGTCGGTGGCGTGGTATCTGCACGACGAGGGCATCACCGGGGACCCGGCCCCGGCCCGGCTGTGGTGGTGGCTGGCCGTCGGCGGATTCTGGCTGGTCGTCGCGGCGCTGGGCTGGCGTTGGGCGGGCTGGCGGGCCGGGGTGCTGTCCTGCGCGACGGCGCTGCTGTGCGTGCTCAGCATCGGGCTGACGGTCAACGCCTGGGTCGGCTACTTCCCGACCGTGCACAGCGCCTGGGCGCAGCTGACCGTCGCGCCGCTGCCCGGCCAGACCGACCGGATGACCGTCACCGCCATGCAGCTGTCCGGCGAACGCCCCGAGCACGGTGTGGTGGTGCCGGTGACGACCACCGCCGAGATCTCCGGGTTCGGCCACCGCACCGAGCTGGTGTACCTGCCGCCGGCCTGGTTCGCGACCAACCCGCCGCCGGAGCTGCCGGTGGTGATGATGCTCGGCTCCCAACTCAACCTGCCCTCGGACTGGCTGCGCGCCGGCAATGCGTCGAACATCATCGAGAACTTCGCCACCGCCCACCGTGGGATGTCCCCGATCTTCGTCTTCCCGGACGCCACCGGGGCGTTCGACAACGACACCGAATGCGTCGACGGGCCCCGCGGCAACGCCTCGACCCACCTGACCGAGGAGGTGGTCCCGTTCGTCATCTCCGACTTCGGGGCCAGCGCCGACCCGCGGCAGTGGGGGATCGTCGGCTGGTCGATGGGCGGCACCTGTGCGGCGCACCTGGCCACCCGACGGCCGGACCTGTTCGGCTCGATCGTCGACATCGCCGGGGACCTGCGCCCCAACGCCGGCACCCCGGAACAGACCCTGGACCGGCTGTTCGGCGGTGATGAGGCGCGCCGGGCGCAATTCGACCCGGCCACCGTGATCCGCGCCCACGGCCGGTACGCCGACCTGGCGGCGGTGTTCGTGGTGCCCGGGGACCCGGCCCGCCGCCGCGACGCCCTGGACAACCCGGAGGGCCAGGACGTCGCCGCGGACACGCTGTGCCGGCTGGGAATGACGCACGGCATCGACTGCTCGGTGCAGGTCATTCCCGGCAAGCACGACTGGACGTTCGCAGGGGCGGGCTTCGACCGGGCGCTGCCCTGGTTGGCCGGCCGGCTCGGCACACCCGGGCTGCCCGAGGTGGCCCCGCCGGGGACGGCGCCGCAGCCGCAGGACACCCCGTCGGGGTGA
- a CDS encoding proline--tRNA ligase, with product MITRMSELFLRTLRDDPADAEVPSHKLLIRAGYVRPIAPGLYSWLPLGLKVLRKIENVVREEMDAIGAQEILFPALLPREPYEQTNRWTEYGDNLFRLADRRGNDMLLGPTHEELFALTVKGEYSSYKDLPVILYQVQTKYRDEARPRAGILRGREFIMKDSYSFDLDDAGLERSYLAHRGAYQKMFDRLGLRYVIVSATSGAMGGSASEEFLAESEVGEDTFVRCLESGYAANVEAVQTPAPPALGDEEIAGLPEAVVHDTPATETIATLVSWANDAGVFGDRQVTAADTLKNVLLKVRAPGGDWELLAIGLPGDREVDAKRLEAALEPAEFAMLEAADFAKHPFLVKGYIGPKALRDNEVRYLLDPRIVAGTAWITGADAPGRHVVGLVAGRDFVGDGVIDVAEVREGDPSPDGAGTLVSARGIEIGHIFQLGRKYTDTFGVDVLGENGKPVRLTMGSYGVGVSRLVAVIAEQCHDELGLRWPSVVSPFDAHLVIANKDADARAGALALADELDARGLDVLLDDRTSSPGVKFKDAELLGVPWIVVVGRGWADGTMELRNRFTGETRQIAVGAGAAGEIAAALG from the coding sequence GTGATCACCCGCATGTCGGAGCTGTTTCTGCGCACGCTCCGGGACGACCCCGCCGACGCCGAAGTTCCCAGCCACAAGCTGCTGATCCGGGCGGGCTACGTCCGGCCGATCGCCCCCGGGCTGTACAGCTGGCTGCCGCTGGGTCTGAAGGTGCTGCGCAAGATCGAGAACGTCGTGCGCGAGGAGATGGACGCCATCGGCGCGCAGGAGATCCTGTTCCCGGCGCTGCTGCCGCGCGAACCCTATGAGCAGACCAACCGCTGGACCGAGTACGGCGACAACCTGTTCCGGCTGGCCGACCGCCGCGGCAACGACATGCTGCTCGGCCCCACCCACGAGGAGCTGTTCGCGCTCACGGTGAAGGGGGAGTACAGCTCCTACAAGGATCTGCCGGTGATCCTGTACCAGGTGCAGACCAAGTACCGCGACGAGGCACGTCCGCGCGCGGGCATCCTGCGCGGCCGCGAGTTCATCATGAAGGACTCCTACTCCTTCGACCTCGACGACGCCGGCCTGGAGCGGTCCTATCTGGCGCACCGCGGCGCGTACCAGAAGATGTTCGACCGGCTCGGGCTGCGCTACGTGATCGTCTCGGCCACCTCCGGGGCGATGGGCGGCAGCGCGTCCGAGGAGTTCCTCGCCGAGAGCGAGGTCGGCGAGGACACCTTCGTGCGCTGCCTGGAGTCCGGGTACGCCGCCAACGTGGAGGCCGTGCAGACGCCCGCGCCGCCGGCGTTGGGCGACGAGGAGATCGCCGGCCTGCCGGAGGCCGTCGTGCACGACACCCCGGCCACCGAGACCATCGCCACCCTGGTGTCATGGGCCAACGACGCCGGCGTGTTCGGCGACCGGCAGGTCACCGCCGCCGACACCCTGAAGAATGTGCTGCTCAAGGTCCGCGCGCCGGGCGGTGACTGGGAGCTGCTGGCGATCGGGCTGCCCGGTGATCGGGAGGTGGACGCCAAGCGGCTGGAGGCGGCGCTGGAGCCGGCCGAGTTCGCCATGCTGGAGGCCGCCGACTTCGCCAAGCACCCGTTCCTGGTGAAGGGCTACATCGGCCCGAAGGCGCTGCGCGACAACGAGGTCCGCTACCTGCTGGATCCGCGGATCGTGGCCGGGACGGCCTGGATCACCGGCGCCGACGCGCCCGGGCGGCACGTGGTGGGCCTGGTCGCCGGCCGCGACTTCGTCGGCGACGGCGTCATCGACGTGGCCGAGGTCCGCGAGGGTGATCCGTCCCCGGACGGCGCCGGGACGCTGGTCAGCGCCCGCGGCATCGAGATCGGGCACATCTTCCAGCTGGGCCGCAAGTACACCGACACCTTCGGCGTGGACGTGCTGGGGGAGAACGGCAAGCCGGTGCGGCTGACCATGGGCTCCTACGGGGTCGGCGTGTCGCGGCTGGTCGCGGTGATCGCCGAGCAGTGCCACGACGAGCTGGGCCTGCGTTGGCCGTCGGTGGTGTCGCCCTTCGACGCGCACCTGGTGATCGCCAACAAGGACGCCGACGCCCGCGCCGGCGCGCTGGCGCTGGCCGACGAACTCGACGCCCGCGGCCTGGACGTGCTGCTGGACGACCGCACCTCCTCGCCGGGGGTGAAGTTCAAGGACGCCGAGCTGCTCGGGGTGCCGTGGATCGTGGTGGTGGGCCGCGGCTGGGCCGACGGCACGATGGAACTGCGTAACCGGTTCACCGGCGAGACCCGCCAGATCGCGGTGGGCGCGGGCGCGGCCGGGGAGATCGCCGCAGCGCTGGGATAG
- a CDS encoding cobyrinate a,c-diamide synthase codes for MTPGAVVVAAPSSGAGKTTVATGLMAALRRAGHCVAGFKVGPDFIDPGYHGLATGRPGRNLDPVLVGTELIAPLYAAGAAGADIAVVEGVMGLFDGRIPAGDAPGPAIPDGSTAQVAGLIGAPIVLVVDARGQSQSLAALLHGFAGFDASVSLAGVILNQVGSARHEQVLRQACGSVGLPVLGALPRADALSVPSRHLGLVTAVEHGAAAWAAVDAMAELVAQRVDLPAVAAIAARAAGAVSAPPWSPAQHIEPVAGAPVVAVAAGAAFSFGYAEHTELLSAAGAQVVAFDPLTDALPAEAAALVLPGGFPEQHLGELSANEALRGQIRGFAGPIHAECAGLTYLMDDLDGAPMCGVLAGSARFTRRLTLGYRDAVAVADSCLRRAGERVVGHEFHRTVVEFAGEVTPAWKFRDGAGTVIADGAVRGPMSAAYLHTHPAASPAAVRRFVEAADTIPR; via the coding sequence GTGACGCCCGGCGCGGTGGTCGTGGCCGCGCCGTCCTCCGGCGCCGGCAAGACCACGGTGGCGACCGGGTTGATGGCCGCGCTGCGCCGCGCGGGGCACTGCGTCGCCGGATTCAAGGTCGGCCCCGACTTCATCGACCCGGGCTATCACGGGCTGGCCACCGGCCGGCCGGGCCGCAACCTGGACCCGGTGCTGGTCGGGACCGAGTTGATCGCGCCGCTGTACGCCGCCGGGGCCGCGGGTGCGGACATCGCCGTCGTCGAGGGGGTGATGGGTCTGTTCGACGGCCGCATCCCGGCCGGCGACGCTCCCGGCCCGGCCATCCCGGACGGTTCCACCGCGCAGGTCGCCGGACTGATCGGCGCCCCGATCGTGCTGGTCGTCGACGCCCGCGGGCAGAGCCAGAGCCTCGCGGCGCTGCTGCACGGCTTCGCCGGGTTCGACGCGAGCGTCAGCCTGGCCGGGGTGATCCTCAACCAGGTCGGCTCGGCCCGCCACGAACAGGTGCTGCGCCAGGCCTGCGGGAGTGTCGGGCTGCCGGTGCTCGGCGCGCTGCCGCGCGCCGACGCGCTGTCGGTGCCGTCGCGGCACCTGGGCCTGGTGACCGCCGTCGAGCACGGCGCGGCGGCGTGGGCCGCCGTCGACGCGATGGCCGAACTGGTCGCCCAGCGCGTCGACCTGCCCGCGGTGGCGGCCATCGCCGCCCGCGCCGCCGGCGCGGTCAGCGCGCCGCCCTGGTCACCCGCTCAGCACATCGAGCCGGTCGCCGGCGCCCCGGTGGTCGCGGTCGCCGCCGGCGCCGCGTTCAGCTTCGGCTACGCCGAGCACACCGAACTGCTGTCCGCCGCCGGCGCGCAGGTCGTCGCGTTCGATCCGCTCACCGACGCGCTGCCGGCCGAGGCCGCGGCGCTGGTGCTGCCCGGCGGCTTCCCCGAGCAGCACCTCGGCGAGTTGTCGGCCAACGAGGCGCTGCGCGGCCAGATCCGCGGGTTCGCCGGCCCGATCCACGCCGAATGCGCCGGGCTGACCTACCTGATGGACGACCTCGACGGCGCCCCGATGTGCGGGGTGCTGGCCGGATCCGCGCGGTTCACCCGGCGGCTCACACTGGGCTACCGCGACGCCGTCGCCGTCGCCGACTCCTGCCTGCGCCGGGCCGGCGAGCGGGTCGTCGGCCACGAGTTCCACCGCACCGTCGTCGAATTCGCCGGCGAGGTGACACCGGCCTGGAAGTTCCGCGACGGCGCCGGGACGGTCATCGCCGACGGCGCGGTGCGCGGACCGATGTCCGCGGCCTACTTGCACACCCACCCGGCCGCGAGCCCGGCCGCGGTCCGCCGCTTCGTCGAGGCGGCCGATACGATTCCCCGGTGA
- a CDS encoding GNAT family N-acetyltransferase, with protein sequence MNPTLRRARAQDLDAASLYELLKLRVEVFVVEQACPYPELDGRDLLPDTRHYWLESDGVIATLRLMEEHPGGEKEFRIGRVCVRRADRGGGHAGRLLRAALAEVGPYPCRINAQTYLTELYSRHGFVSDGPEFSEDGIPHTPMVRNG encoded by the coding sequence ATGAATCCGACGCTGCGCCGGGCCCGGGCCCAGGACCTCGACGCCGCCAGCCTCTATGAGCTGCTGAAACTGCGGGTGGAGGTGTTCGTCGTCGAGCAGGCCTGCCCCTATCCCGAACTCGACGGGCGCGACCTGCTGCCCGACACCCGGCACTACTGGCTGGAATCGGATGGGGTGATCGCCACGTTGCGGCTGATGGAGGAACACCCCGGCGGCGAGAAGGAGTTCCGGATCGGGCGGGTGTGCGTGCGCCGGGCCGACCGCGGCGGTGGCCACGCCGGCCGGCTGCTGCGCGCGGCGCTCGCCGAGGTGGGCCCCTATCCGTGCCGCATCAACGCTCAGACCTACCTGACCGAGCTCTACAGTCGGCACGGATTCGTCTCCGACGGGCCGGAGTTCAGCGAGGACGGCATCCCGCACACCCCGATGGTGCGCAATGGCTGA